The genomic stretch TATTATTAcaaaactgaaaatcaattccAAGAAACAAACTAGCAACTATTAACTACTAAAAACACAGATCACAAAAGGTAACTCCCAAACTCCAAACGATTACCTCCAAATTAATTAGATCTCAAAGGGTTGAAAACAAATTATGATATTCCTCAAAAAATGAGGTAAATGACAAGAGCCACTTCAGGTAAGAAAAATGCACTCATTTATTACTTTCAtatactcaattctcaaccacTACAAATGTAACAGTATAAAAGCCAAACTAAAAATTAAGGAACACAATAAGTAACCAATCTTAAGACATAAAAGATCCTTTAAACTCAAAggtcaaaattcaaaacaagaTCAAACTAAGTAAGAGCTATATATAATTTTACCTGGTCCTGGTCCTGGACTTTGAAAGTCAAACTTATATGATGACTTCTTGATGGACTCAACAGGCTTCCCTCTACCCCTTTTCCAGGCTGAGAACTCTCCCGTCAACGGAATTGATGCCGATATCGGCATCGGCGACAGCGCCCCAGCTGCTGCCGCCGCCGTTGGCTTCCCATCCGGTCCATACTTCCTAGGccttcctctcttcttcttcccatCGGTCCCCGTCGCTGGCACCGGCGTGGAGGCACCGGAAAAATCTAAGGTCTCAACTCTGGGTGCCACGTGGAAGCTCTCTGGGGCACTAGCATCACCTACCACTGCATGCCCAGCACCAAaattctctttttcttccatttttatGTTAATCAAAGGAAAACTAAGACACTCCAAAAGCTTAAAAACTTGCTTAAACCCTCAACATTGAAGATTCAAGCGTTTTCAAGCtcaaaacatataaaaaatcaGGAAAAATATTTGTTCTTTAAGGGAAAGAAATGTCAAACTTCGGCAACAGTAATAGATTCGAATGCGAGGAAAAATTTACAATCTGAAGGGAAACTTCAGAAACGTAATCTTTTGTTGAAAAGTTGAAGACCCAGAAGAGAAAATGGAGGCGCTTGAGCTTGGGGTTCCGAGAAAATCGCGATTATGTGAGCTCAAATCCTCACCATTGCAGAGAAAATCGAAAGCTTCGAGATTAACagaattttatgaaaaaaaattgtacaATTACAGAGAAAAATACAGACTCTGGCGCACAAATTCTCCAGAGTTGATACACGAATTTTAGGGTTTTGCAGGAAAAGGTGgagtaaataaataaagtagaaaggggaaaaattggaaaaattaaataaatgtttaaaataaagtaattaaatattgtaaatttaattattaattaatattttaattgttaaattcAAAGTATAGATTTTGGTTAAGAAATTGTTTCACGTCCGTCTTGGAAATTTAATAAAGTTGATTTAATAAATGGCTGTGAATGCGGATGCTTAATTTGAAtagcattaaaaaaatatgtaatatttttgaaaaggaaagaaaatgcCTTTTTTATATAAAACTAGCATTTATTTAGTTAAAGGTATTTCTTTAAAGAAAAATTTCAAAGCTGTAAAGCTAGGGTTGGAGCCACTGCATTACCTCAACTACTGACAATTTCTTTGTCTTTTCAGTTTCAAAAAAGTTGACCAAGCAACTCAAATGGATGAATTTATACACAAATAATAATGTAGTAATTTGGAATACCCTCTTTGGTTTTGTGATTCTACTGTATTTGCCACTGCAAGCGCTGAAGCGCatgctctctcctctcttttgcttttttaatttcCTCCCTCATTCTCTTGATACATGTTCTATCCTTTTTCACTTTATCTTCCTCATTCACAGCTTCTGTTGACCAAAAGCTCCAAACCTACTTTTTCCAATTtataagaataataattaataatcaatataattaaaaatggGCGCAATTCATGCTTACCAGAAAATTTGTTGAGACTTACTTGGTAAGCCATGATGCCTGCCCCTATATTTAGGTGCTCTATTCTCCCTTTATGTAACGTAACTGATATTATGGTAAAAATCAGCTACTTGCTccaaattttgtattattaggTGAGCTGAATTGTACACATCATATATACAATCTTGAtttggaaaagaaaattataaacAAAGACATGGTCAAAGCTCGAAACAGTGTCCCGCATGTTCTTGCTTTCATAATCCATTTAAGAATGTAAAATCCAAACACTGTTTTCCATATATTATCAGAACAcgatgattaaaaaaaattcagatgAGACTGCATAATCTCATATTAGTTGGTTTCACAACCTAGTTCTACGTCCACATCTTGTATACACACAATCAGGAAGCCAATTACAATTGACTCATGATTAATGATTTTAGAATAGATGATGAAAACAAGACAACCAAAGAATCATTGTAAGACAAAACCAAGACGTCTTTCTTCAAAGGAATATTCTATGTCACGGACCAATTCACCACCTCCAAAAGCAGGAGCTGGAGTCATGACCATCTTCATTGGAACTGAAACAGTGGAAGGTGTAGAAGGGACAGGAATTGGCATTGCCTTTGGTGTTCTATTCTCATCATCCACCACAATAGCAGCTGTCTTTGAGGGAGTAGAGAATGGCATATTGTTAAGTGAAATTGTTTTCTGCAACTTCTCACTCTGTATATTCAATTCATCCTTGGAATTTGCCATATTCGTATTTGATGATACTTTCGAAGTGATAGGCGAAAAAGGCTGTCGAGCAagaggtggtggttctatgtCACGAGTGCTCCCGGCACCAAATGAATACTTTTTTACAGGAACACCAGCAATATCTAGTCCTCTTCTAGCTACATAAACATGGGGAGAACaaagaatattaaaataatagttCTAAATGCATATGTTTGTTCAACTTATGGAAGACAAAAACACCAACATGAAAGTTACGTGTGTTGACTTGTCTTCTATgttaattaaaataatgaaCAAACCATTATTTGGTTCCACAAACAGTCTTAATTCTTACCAGGATAAAGGAAAACAgtagaatttaaagaaataccTGATGATAAACATGAAACACCATCATCCAAGTAATTCTGCTCAACTTGGTGTGCTTTATCAGTCTTTCTTGCAACACGAGAATTAGCTTTTGAATCAGGTTTCGGAGTTTGAATCATTGCTCCTCCGAGGGAAACTCTTCGATTAGCTGCCCCACCAGTTGACATCCTAGGTCCCTTTTTTACACTCTGGGGCTTCGAAGGGCTCGGTTTTGACCCATATAGTGCCTCCTGTTCCGCTATCATTTGTCCCTGAAGTTTCTTCAGATCCTgatatagaaaataaatttagatgTTTTGaagaaataacaaaatatatatttattgtatatACTTATTCATTGATTGATACAACTTTGTGAAGATCTCAAAACTAAGTTACACTACTAAGGTTTTGAGTAAGATGCCCATACCCGCTGCTTGCGGCGTTCTTGCTCTTTCTTTTCCCGTAATATGTTGTACTCTTCCAGCATGGAGAGCAGGCAAATCTAGAAAGCCACACAAAAGCAGGAATCATTTTGCAGCAAATTTATTTGAGCAACCAAACCAAATATTCTTATAAAAAAATGGTAATGATAAAGTAGAAAGAGAACTTACACCATCATAGGTGAActgaatgcctttttccttttCCCATGCTAAAGTTTTTGAAGTCAATGCATCTACCATTGCTATTTGCAAGAGAGAGAAGTTAGATTTTAGAACAGGCACAATCATCTTTTATGCAGGAAGCAGATGAGAATGTTTAGCAGAGAAATGTTGAATGATGAATGTAGTGGAATAAGAAAGGAAAAACAATATCATTAGACCCATAATTTAAACCAGTACTGTTAATTTTGGTATGCAGAATATTGATATCGGCTCATTTTGGCAGTGGCACCTCTCCGTACAAAAATTAAGTCAAATTCACACAGAATTACGTAATGTAGTCCACTGAATCTATTTCAAGTGCAGGTTCCTTTTTCCAATTTTAATCTTGTTGCTTTATCACTTAGTGATAATATAGTTACAAATCACCACAAATAAAGATACCATAAAGATCTATAAAATACCTGGGATTTTATTAACCAAGGCACGTGCTTTCTCAGCTCGCTTGAGAGTAAGATGAGCACCTCTCCCAGCATTGTATCGATTGTCATCCTGGAATATTAACAAAATGTCGTAAGCAtgaactgaaaaaaaaaaagttgaaatgGAATGGTGGCAGGATGATACAGGCAACTAACCCTGTTGTATTCCTCAAGCCAAGACTCCTCATCACAGGCTCCCAACCATTTCTCAACCTTTTCAAGTATTTCTTTTCGGCTTAAAGCTTCCTCTTTAACTTGAGCAATCTGAACTTCAATTTGTTCAAGCACACAAGCAGGGTCCACAGTTCCTGCAAAGAGACAGGCTTTATAAGTTTCCAAAGGAAATAGTATTGTGTCCAGAAATTCCTTAGTATAAAGTAGTACTTACCGGACTCTATAGCTTCAACAGCATATTCAACAGCACTATCTATTTCTGGAACCAGATGAGTCTTTCGACATATCTCCTCTAGTTCTGTTCTCTTCTTCAAAACAAGCTCTTTCATTTTGCTTGATTTTAACTCTTCTAATCTTGATACTTCTGCTTCAACCTGCGTGAAAATTATTACTTCGCCATGAACTCAACACATAGCCAAAACATGTAGCTTTACAAATATTTTAGTCAAGTAACTTATAACTCACACATTTGATGAAGTCCACAGACAAGGTGTTAGTTTCAGTTATTTCATGTTCTGAAGCAGCTATGTTACATGTAACATTCTGAAATATCTGTTGCTCTTCAATAGGTGTATCCATCAAGTTCCAGAGCTCCAACATTGATGTTGCAAGATCTTGGAGCTGTCAAATCAAAGCAACTTTGACTATCAACCAGAATGGAAAGAACacaaaattcaattcacaaaGTGACAGAATAAGTCTTTACCTTCTGCATTCTCTGCAATTTTACTTCGCGTAGTTCTTGTATAGCAACAACCAATCGTTGGATGGTATCATTACTTACACTGTTAGATCCTTCTGATTCGCCTAAGCTGGGATGGATTTCATTGATTATCTGCTTAAAGTCTAGACCAAGCACTGAGCATAGAGAGTTCAACGTATACAGGTGCTCCTGGACCTTTTTGAGGCGACTACTCTGCATTCAAAAAGAAGATACAAGCATCATTAGCTTTATATACAGTATCTAGAGAAGATGCTGTAAGTTGATCAAACAgtaaaatatgaactaaagcAAACATTACCTTTTCAATCTGAAGTGCCTGCAGCTGTTTGTGCAGATCTTCAAGTTTTCTCAAGGACAAATCAGTTTCATCTACAACAGCTGGAATATATTCTCTTGGTCCATAAATCTCCATTGAGATAACTTGAATTTGCTCGTGAACTTCTATAAATTGATTTCTACGCTCAGACTTCCTTTTACGCATCTCCTCCAACTGTGGCAGAATTCTTGCATGCTCTTCCTTTAAACTTCCAGCATTTTGATCAGACTAGAAAACAACAGAGATAAAAATCATATTATTAGTCTTAACCAATATATCACTATATCAGATAAGAGAGGATGCAAATTTCTTTTAAATGCTAATTTACCACTTTCAATTACGGTCAGATAAATCATGTCATTATGCACAGTTTCACTCAGAATCTCTTTGGCAAAGCCCATCAGTCAAAACACAGCCACACTAAAACGAGAATAAGAAAATTAGCAATTCATAAAACATCTCTAACCTGCCTAGTATGGACTGGTCGCTCCCCCATTGCTGAACAGATGGCTGCAAGTTCTGCCTCGCAATCAGCAATTGCCTGCCTTAATTGAGCTCTATTACGATTGGCATGATCAACCTTCCTTCTATATACTTCTAGGCACTCTTGTTCAAGCTCAAAAAGCATTCTATCTCTCTCAGTCTCATTCTCCCCGACTTCATCCCATATTATCTGGTAATTAAATAAGGAAACCCATGAGATTTTCTTCAAAGTCTCTCTGTATATTCTTCAATTCATCTGCTGGTGGGGGAGGATACCGCAGAAAAGATAACTGCAGAAAGCATGAATGAATGTTTTTACCTGAAGTTCATACAAGAGGGACCCACAAGTTGTTTCAGCTTGCAAAAGGGGATCACTTTGAGGTTGAGACATTTTGGAACACTTCTACCTGCCAAAACACACTCTGATAAGTCATAAATACTTGCAAAAGTTTAAGACACAAATCCCCGTTGTAAATTTGACTTCGAATTAATGGGTCACATTGACAGATATGGAAATCAAGTAAATACTTGCAGCAACAGGAAagcaatttctaatttttacaaataaataagttttttttctcaaaggaaaaaaaatgcTTTCAACTAACCGATCCTAACTGTAGAAAGGAAATTAGTATCAATTTTGACTGAGGTCCAAATGCAATAACTGTAGTCTATGCTTAAGAGGTAGCCATCATTCCCGCACAAAAATAAGTAATTCGGAACCCTAAACCCACACCGATTAACACAATGATGGCTCCGAGGGAGCAAAACAGCTCAACACtaaggaagaaaaaaaatactccACTACCAACACTGCAGCAAAAATGGCAGATCCCTAGAACTTAAATTTTATGAATCCCACCGTATCAAATGGAGAAACGAACACCAGTAAACAAATCAAAAACAGATAATTGAATCccgaaactttaatttcaaacttattttaagaatagaaaggaagaggaagaggggAAAAAACGCGCACGGGTTTGTTCTATCAATCTGATTCAGAGAAACGCTAATATCGATCTGAGCTGGAGAGAAACATGAAACTAGCTAcatttttcaaaaccaaattcgAACGCGtccgaattttttttttatttttactttattttaacATCTGAGGCATTTCGATCTCGCAGTgttagggttttttttttttttttttttttgctacttCCACTTCCCCTACCCTCCGAAACAGAACAGAATCTCAAATGTGAAATAACTGAAAATCAGTGAATGTGAGTGGAAACTAAcctgaacaacaacaacaagaaaacacAAATCAAAAATGATTTGACTGAATTTCTTCGTGATTCGATTTTTCTTTTGTCGAAGAGGAAGAGGGAAAACGATTGGATATTTTtcagagatagagagagagagagagtctTTTGTTGAAGTAAGGGTTTTTGATTTGAAGTTTGAATTTGATGAGAGCAGGAAGGGGGGGAGGGAAAGTAGCCGTTATGATTTGGAGGGGACCGTTGACGAGCGCTTTTGGATCcattttgattttcatttatttattgcTCTCTGTCTGTTATGTTACCTGCTTTGTCCAAAGTCCAAACAATTCCAAagtaaaaagatttttaaaaaaataagtagaaaaataataaaataataaaatgaagaCTTAATCACTATTGATATTAGTCACCAAAATCACTATTGATAttgtaatttttattgtttgtgaatattattatcttaatttaaaaataattaaatatttatctttttactTTATAACTTCCTCATTCTAGATAAATTTATCCAAAATATTTAACTACATgggtaaaaaattattaatttaattttttataaaatttaattttaatttattttttaaaaaataaaaatttccaaaaaaaaaaatctaattctaAGACGGGTTTGTTGTGTTGAGTTGTGAGCCATGACTTTGTATGATTATAAAGTGAGATATATTaatgaaaagattttgaatttcaGGAGAATGTGAATTTTTGGATAGGAGACAGAGAGTGCTTAGTGCTTACATTTCGATTTCATTGCATTTATTCAATGTGTTTTAGTAAAGTAACGCCGTTAAAGTGTTAAATATAATTACTATATTACTATATATAGGGGCATTCTATTATACAAATTGAAGTTGTATAAAagagtataaattttttttatagttaattttttattatttattgatGTTCAAAATCTGGATCCTAATTTTttcaatctctctttcatttCATAAAAGAAAAGATATGTAAACTTATATCTTTATCATATAATTTaccactatatatatatatatatatatatatatatatatatatatatataaagatattaTAGTGATTATATAAGTGTTGTTAAAATTAAAGTCaccttttttttgttatttgatcacatttgtttaaataatactttttagagtaaagtatcgtttttgtccctaacgtttggAGTAAGTCCTATTTGTATttctaatatttaaattatcttatttgtatccctaacgtttgtaaaagtgattcaatatTATTCTGCTATTAATTATACATCATGAGCTTTAGTTTGAGTTTTGAAAATCTCTTCTTAaagttagaatacaaatgtcTGAGATAGAACCGATGATCCACTCCGAAAAATAGCTCATTAAAAGTTGAAATTAATCCCTACGACATTTacataattcatttttttaggGACATAATTGAACATAAACACAAATAGTTGGTACAATATTGAAATCAAACACATCCAAGTGAgacctaattgagaatgaatacatccaagtgagaataattggaaaatataatctgatttgttagtataattgaCGGCAGGATAATATTGACTCACTTTTATAAATGTTAGagatacaaataggacgatttaaatgTTAGGAACACAAATAGGACTTATcccaaacgttagggacaaaaacgatactttactctactttttaaaaagtgttacttaacaataacaaaaaaagtgttattttaattttagtaacaCTTTTCGAAACACCACTactatgcttttttttttttttggtgaagGATGAGGGTCAAAGACCCCAAAACAAGGAAACAAAACCAAACAGCAACGAAACTAAGTACCCCTCATTCTGAGGGTGCCAAAGCTATCTAGAACTAAAGCATATCTAATCTTAGGGGGAGGGTGGTCGAACACTTGGATTCTATATGGgagtgataaaccccaattttgtagtttatcttgtgctcaatttgGAAggttttatcaacttttctcacatttattcaatgaaatagcatggttttgtaattctccctaaatttgtgcttaactgtgaaaacatgcttttaggccttaaaatggctaaatttaattcactttaattccattcgatgtcttgatatgtttgttaaatGATCTCAAGTTTAGAAGGCAAGGATTGGATTGaaggaatgaaggaaaagcatgcaaagtgggagaactcatgaagaaatgaaggaactgCAGAGTTAtcaatcctgacctcttcgcactcaatcgatcataacttgagctacagaggtccaaatgaggcagttttagttgcgttggaaagctaacatccggggtttcaaaatgatataaactTTGTTATAGTTGCCTGAGACGCGTACACGCACATGATGCGCATACGTCACAGGATCAGCATGGGTCCATTTTGGCAACTCgttgggggcaatttctgaagcattttggacccaatccaactcatttctgatgctattgaacccaagGACTGAGGGGGGAATGAACCaagtagtcatagtttagttttcatcatgttttaagttagaattctagagagagaagctctcccttctctctagaTTTAGGATAGAAATTAGGGTAAagttaggttaatctctctcaaatttatctttcaattcttgttttgatttcaattctctttatattttagtattctattattttaatcttcttagtttctcttgttaatttcttattttattctcttttatgtttatgaacaaTTGTTGGATCTCAATTTCTCTTTCATgcaattttatatttctatGCCTCTTTGATGTTTATCTtcattgttattgttgatttcttgcttATGTTAGTTATGGGTTTcattaattcttgcattttgtgatgtttacttttcttgcactcAAGGTGTTTGATGAAACGCTTTTACTAGTTTTTGAGTAGTTTtttttactcttggcctaggcgaaggaaattgagtgaccttgagtcattagatctcaatgaattggtgatttgagaaccctTGGTGATCAATTTGATACTCATTGACACTAACCCACTACTAATCTAATTAGTAGATAGGTTGGGACTTCTGGGTTGATGTTGATCAAGCCATTTGACGTACCTCAAGTTTAGGAGTAGATAATACGTACTTAAAGCTCTTGGAGGTAGACTTAATGAGCTTGGTTActcataattgtcaatatatggtttgtagacaaggatggtgatctTAATTACCTATGTCTGGCCAAGAGTATTTGTCCTttcttttattagttaattgttcatttactttctttgccatttattttcttgccaaaaatataaaaatcaaacCCCTTTAttcttcatagccaataattgagcacttcattgcaattccttatgagacgacccggagttcaaatactccggttaattcttatttggggtttgttacttgtgacaaccaaatttagTTTGATTTGAGGATTGACTAttggtttggactatactaACAACGGAGTTATTTTGTGGAATTCCGAACCGATGTAAATCTTCTCTTATCAAAttaatggcgccgttgccgaggaattgcaatggtgttatgttattggctattgtgaatatgtgaatatgtttgtcttttgcttATTTGTTGGTTTTTGTTAGGTTAAGgactttgttcttatttttgttagtttttgtttttaattgcTATTATGAATTTTCATCCTCACTTTGGCCATGAGTTTGGctcaaattatgttgtaggtaATGGGAACTACAATGgtaacatgcatcaaggatggaacaatcaaagatgggaggagcctcaagggattgatcaaccttcttggcaacaatAACCTCCAGTTTCTTATGGGTATAATTTTAAtcctaatgcatatcaatctaatggatgtggtgATCCTTATTGTAGttgtcaacaaccaccaccacatgcctatgaaccacctcctcaacataattttgaaccaccatactcacaagcctcataccaccaaacacctccatatgaccctaatcttTATGCACCATATCAACTACCTtatgaaccatatgaaccatatgaaGAACCACCCTAATTCCACCACCAATACcctcaagaaccaccatctccaCACTATTATCAAGCTGAATCACCTCCCATGTATGATAactttcaaccacaagatgaatttttctttccaccacaaccctCCATGGAAGAACACCCATATCCATTCATCCgagagcaatatgatcctacGTATGCTAATCAATTGGAAAAAAAGCCAATGGATCACTTCAAGGAAGCAATGGACCGGCTTCAAGAAATCATCCGTCAAAAGGAGCAAGAGGAAGCCCAAAGGAGAAACGAAGCTATCAAGGCTAACGTTGCCAAAATTAAAGCCAACTTGGGCGCATTGGATTCATACCgtagacaaagcatctccacgGATGAATGTGAGAAATCAACTGAAGAGTGGAGCATGGAGTGTGtcgtgcaacaagtggaaaggaTGGAGATTGTTGATGAAGAAGAAGTAGTTGAAAGCCTAGGCAAAGTTGAACAAGAGGTGGATTTCAAGTTGGATGACACTTCCACACCAAGCAATGTGGTTGATTTTGTGAAAATTGTTGAACCTTCTTCCATTGAGCTTGAAGGCGATGTtaaggagggtgcgcaacctcctaAGCATATAatgaatgatgaagaattggAAGAAGGTGAGCAAGCAACAAATATTCCTCTTGAAGACGATCCCACACCAACACATGATCCTTTCGTATTTGAGGAATCTTCTCCTATTGAAATTGAGGTAGATATTGAGGTGAGTTCCACATTACCTCCAAGTTGTGACATGAAGAGTGGAGAAGAGCTAGAAGAAGTTGGTGAAGAAGTGGTTGAATGTGAAGAACTTTGTCAAGAAGAGGACATGGAAGAAGCTTGCCAAGAGGTGGAGGtattcaaagaagagcacaagggaatGGAACTTACA from Arachis stenosperma cultivar V10309 chromosome 9, arast.V10309.gnm1.PFL2, whole genome shotgun sequence encodes the following:
- the LOC130948567 gene encoding 65-kDa microtubule-associated protein 3-like; this translates as MSQPQSDPLLQAETTCGSLLYELQIIWDEVGENETERDRMLFELEQECLEVYRRKVDHANRNRAQLRQAIADCEAELAAICSAMGERPVHTRQSDQNAGSLKEEHARILPQLEEMRKRKSERRNQFIEVHEQIQVISMEIYGPREYIPAVVDETDLSLRKLEDLHKQLQALQIEKSSRLKKVQEHLYTLNSLCSVLGLDFKQIINEIHPSLGESEGSNSVSNDTIQRLVVAIQELREVKLQRMQKLQDLATSMLELWNLMDTPIEEQQIFQNVTCNIAASEHEITETNTLSVDFIKCVEAEVSRLEELKSSKMKELVLKKRTELEEICRKTHLVPEIDSAVEYAVEAIESGTVDPACVLEQIEVQIAQVKEEALSRKEILEKVEKWLGACDEESWLEEYNRDDNRYNAGRGAHLTLKRAEKARALVNKIPAMVDALTSKTLAWEKEKGIQFTYDGICLLSMLEEYNILREKKEQERRKQRDLKKLQGQMIAEQEALYGSKPSPSKPQSVKKGPRMSTGGAANRRVSLGGAMIQTPKPDSKANSRVARKTDKAHQVEQNYLDDGVSCLSSARRGLDIAGVPVKKYSFGAGSTRDIEPPPLARQPFSPITSKVSSNTNMANSKDELNIQSEKLQKTISLNNMPFSTPSKTAAIVVDDENRTPKAMPIPVPSTPSTVSVPMKMVMTPAPAFGGGELVRDIEYSFEERRLGFVLQ